One Hordeum vulgare subsp. vulgare chromosome 4H, MorexV3_pseudomolecules_assembly, whole genome shotgun sequence DNA window includes the following coding sequences:
- the LOC123447043 gene encoding uncharacterized protein LOC123447043, whose amino-acid sequence MAAVARSPSPSPAAARPCPAMRRSADSNPFNPADCPSQRSSGPKGGACGCHHASSSPSPHRRSLSSSSFGEKENEPRDHAVPVRTPKAAARSKNFMAPTISAASKAASPRNSGKVLGERNHEPAPHLAPFSPANLAHKPKGRLRLSFDASLAGDDDAAGVENFVRGGGSHHHAAAADSVGADRRLRRSFEAPPAAHGPLAGDDDDDAGMEDPVRLGVGVNHQLAAADPVDAEPSRAALYDPKTNYTSPRPRFLHYKPNPRVDIYRHGRAGVRRLEDGFAAASESSEETDATATTEDDPLAGDDELTEEEQEQAQQIHLSEQQSALTAPSDDAVSAEACVLAPEPLLGSPPPPPLLLSSEAAPVTPEPARVSAPDPMAIPPRARAALTPEPELGVRAPEKKEKGSALRFLLPLAFMLFMSAASVCVLLQPDSPIMSNTALSRASSFLSVQESHPVELAAWLKQWSSSSLDSITSYWEALSSTSTQEQDYFGPHFAANWSAAAADGDHGAADFYYNFADAWPVPSEEPICSANAFTAEPEGDVVVEERSDASDYYDMVVDEFDVQMSEEAPGSSYGGAIVLGEQLNIQDAVSELIAESDGVAVVEEESDASGYSNAVDEFNAGLSEAAPGSSNGEEMASSSQDLDTPSQPTGQREQDVESEEPEENHGSGKEGQEPRLGLKSDSSTLPVYMGRISKPAAAAGVAIVVAILSAGVAAISMRKTQAGVATNANVPAEQEQAEEAETRSCSASSEGHRLVKGSVAEETERFGDSGFSQYSSSLSSGQGRGKKTKEEENVGQGRRKKTTKEEENVGLEPASKSESMSYPTSSYGSFLAFEKIAAKKKNKDDDEVMTPVRRSSRLRSVKSPDAGSS is encoded by the exons ATGGCAGCGGTGGCCAGgtccccgtcgccgtcgccggccGCGGCGAGGCCGTGCCCCGCCATGCGGCGGAGCGCCGACTCCAACCCCTTCAACCCCGCCG ATTGCCCGTCGCAGAGGAGCTCGGGCCCCAAGGGCGGCGCGTGCGGGTGCCACCACGCCTCATCCTCGCCCTCGCCGCACCGGagatccctctcctcctcctccttcggggAGAAGGAGAACGAGCCGCGGGACCACGCGGTGCCGGTGCGGACCCCCAAGGCCGCGGCGCGCTCGAAGAACTTCATGGCGCCCACCATCTCCGCCGCGTCCAAGGCCGCCTCCCCCAGGAACAGCGGCAAGGTGCTCGGGGAGCGGAACCACGAGCCCGCGCCCCACCTCGCGCCCTTCTCCCCCGCCAACCTCGCGCACAAGCCCAAGGGCCGCCTGCGCCTCTCCTTCGACGCCTCGCTCGCCGGAGATGACGACGCCGCGGGGGTGGAGAACTTCGTGCGCGGGGGCGGGAGCCACCACCACGCGGCGGCGGCCGATTCGGTGGGCGCGGATCGCCGCCTGCGCCGCTCGTTCGAGGCCCCTCCCGCCGCGCACGGCCCGCTCGCtggagacgacgacgacgacgcgggGATGGAGGATCCCGTGCGCTTGGGCGTGGGGGTGAACCACCAGCTCGCGGCGGCCGATCCGGTGGACGCGGAGCCGTCCCGGGCGGCTCTGTACGACCCCAAGACCAACTACACTTCGCCGAGGCCGCGGTTCCTCCACTACAAGCCCAACCCCCGCGTCGACATCTACCGGCACGGCCGCGCTGGCGTCAGGCGCCTCGAGGACGGCTTCGCCGCCGCCTCCGAGAGCAGCGAGGAGACCGACGCCACAGCCACCACGGAGGACGACCCGCTCGCTGGAGATGACGAACTCACGGAGGAGGAACAAGAGCAAGCACAGCAGATTCACCTGTCCGAGCAGCAGTCAGctctcaccgctccatccgacgaTGCCGTCTCCGCCGAGGCTTGCGTCCTGGCGCCAGAGCCCTTGCTGggctcgccgccgcctcctcctctgctgctgtCATCGGAGGCTGCTCCGGTGACGCCCGAGCCGGCTCGCGTCTCTGCACCGGACCCTATGGCGATTCCTCCACGAGCTCGCGCAGCACTTACGCCAGAGCCTGAGCTTGGGGTGCGAGCtccagagaagaaggagaagggatcCGCGTTGAGGTTCCTGCTCCCCCTTGCCTTCATGCTATTCATGTCTGCTGCTTCTGTGTGCGTGCTGCTGCAACCAGATTCCCCGATCATGTCGAACACCGCCTTGTCGAGGGCGTCCAGCTTTCTGTCAGTTCAAGAATCACACCCTGTGGAGTTGGCTGCTTGGCTCAAGCAATGGTCAAGCAGTTCATTGGATTCGATCACGTCTTACTGGGAGGCTCTGTCTTCTACATCCACACAAGAACAAGACTACTTTGGTCCGCACTTTGCAGCCAACTGGAGTGCTGCAGCTGCCGATGGTGACCATGGTGCCGCTGATTTCTACTACAACTTTGCTGATGCGTGGCCAGTGCCAAGTGAAGAGCCTATCTGCAGCGCCAATGCCTTCACTGCAGAGCCGGAAGGTGATGTTGTGGTGGAAGAAAGATCTGATGCATCAGACTACTACGACATGGTAGTAGATGAGTTTGATGTCCAAATGTCAGAAGAAGCTCCAGGTAGCAGCTATGGTGGTGCCATTGTCTTGGGCGAGCAGTTGAACATCCAGGATGCAGTTTCTGAGTTGATTGCAGAATCAGACGGTGTTGCTGTAGTGGAAGAAGAATCTGATGCATCAGGCTACTCCAATGCAGTTGACGAGTTTAATGCTGGACTATCAGAAGCAGCTCCAGGCAGCAGCAATGGCGAAGAGATGGCATCCTCCAGTCAGGATCTGGACACCCCATCCCAACCCACTGGGCAGCGTGAACAAGATGTTGAGAGTGAAGAGCCCGAGGAGAaccacggcagtggcaaggagggCCAGGAGCCGCGTCTTGGTCTCAAGTCGGACTCGAGCACGTTGCCGGTCTACATGGGCAGAATCTCAAAGCCTGCAGCAGCAGCAGGTGTTGCCATTGTCGTGGCCATTCTTTCAGCAGGCGTTGCTGCAATCTCCATGAGGAAGACTCAAGCTGGGGTTGCCACAAATGCCAATGTGCCGGCTGAGCAGGAGCAAGCCGAGGAGGCCGAGACTCGATCTTGTTCAGCAAGCAGTGAGGGCCACCGTCTTGTCAAAGGTTCTGTGGCAGAAGAAACTGAGCGATTTGGTGACTCTGGTTTCTCTCAGTACAGCAGCAGCTTGTCAtctggccagggcagggggaagaAGACCAAGGAGGAAGAGAACGTCGGCcagggcaggaggaagaagacgaccaagGAGGAAGAGAACGTCGGCCTCGAGCCAGCCTCGAAGAGCGAGTCCATGTCATACCCCACGTCGTCCTATGGCAGCTTCTTGGCCTTTGAGAAGATCGCTGCCAAGAAA AAGAACAAGGATGATGATGAGGTGATGACCCCGGTCCGACGCTCCAGCAGGCTGCGGAGTGTCAAATCACCTGACGCCGGGTCTAGTTAG
- the LOC123450995 gene encoding bisdemethoxycurcumin synthase-like: MVLLGNLTASPAATAIRQAQRADGPASVLAIGTANPANCVRQDEYADFYFRVTNAEHLTKLKSKLHRICKNSAIKKRYFHHTEEMLRDHPELIDRALPSLDTRMSIAATAIPELAAAAATKAIAEWGRPATDITHLVVSTYCGGHMPGADLRLASLLGLAPSVRRTMLYLNGCNSGATALRVAKDVAENNRGARVLVVCAELTLILLRAPEDEADKATLVMQALFGDGAGAVIVGADDANRGAVVERPLFEMVAASQTVIPESEHAAAGRLGEDGLLFRPAVEMTTLVRENVERCLVDALGPLGLSGGWNRLFWAVHPGGRAILDGVEAVLRLDPEKLAASRHVLSEYGNMSGPTVIFVLDEIRRRGGEHGVGRDGLGVLLGLGPGISVETIVLHATGNLLERIY, from the exons ATGGTGCTGCTCGGGAACCTCACGGCAAGTCCGGCGGCCACCGCCATCCGGCAGGCGCAGCGCGCGGACGGCCCCGCGTCCGTGCTCGCCATCGGCACGGCGAACCCGGCGAACTGCGTGCGGCAGGACGAGTACGCCGACTTCTACTTCCGTGTCACCAACGCAGAGCACCTCACCAAACTCAAATCCAAGCTCCACAGAATAT GTAAAAACTCTGCCATCAAGAAGCGTTACTTCCACCACACCGAGGAGATGCTGCGTGACCACCCTGAGCTCATAGACCGGGCATTGCCATCCCTGGACACCCGGATGAGCATAGCCGCCACCGCCATTCCCGAGCTGGCGGCAGCGGCCGCGACCAAGGCCATCGCGGAGTGGGGGCGCCCGGCCACCGACATCACCCACCTCGTCGTCAGCACCTACTGCGGCGGGCACATGCCCGGCGCCGACCTCCGGCTGGCCTCCCTCCTCGGCCTCGCCCCCTCCGTCCGCCGCACCATGCTCTACCTCAACGGCTGCAACAGCGGCGCCACCGCGCTCCGCGTCGCCAAGGACGTCGCCGAGAACAACCGCGGCGCTCGCGTCCTCGTCGTCTGCGCCGAGCTCACTCTCATCCTGCTCCGCGCCCCCGAGGACGAGGCCGACAAGGCCACGCTGGTCATGCAGGCCCTGTTCGGCGACGGCGCGGGCGCCGTGATCGTCGGCGCCGACGACGCGAACCGCGGCGCCGTCGTCGAGCGCCCGCTCTTCGAGATGGTGGCCGCGTCGCAGACCGTGATACCGGAGTCCGAGCACGCCGCGGCCGGGCGGCTCGGCGAGGATGGGCTCCTCTTCCGCCCCGCCGTCGAGATGACAACGCTGGTTCGCGAGAACGTCGAGCGGTGCCTGGTAGACGCGCTGGGGCCGCTCGGCCTGAGCGGTGGCTGGAACCGGCTATTCTGGGCGGTGCATCCGGGCGGGCGAGCAATCTTGGACGGCGTTGAGGCGGTGCTCCGGCTGGACCCCGAGAAGCTGGCGGCGAGCCGCCATGTGCTGAGCGAGTACGGGAACATGTCCGGGCCGACGGTGATCTTTGTGCTCGACGAGATACGGCGACGCGGCGGAGAGCATGGGGTTGGACGTGACGGCCTGGGTGTGCTACTGGGGCTCGGGCCTGGAATTTCCGTTGAGACGATAGTGCTGCACGCCACTGGTAATTTACTAGAACGGATTTACTAG